One window from the genome of Salvia splendens isolate huo1 chromosome 9, SspV2, whole genome shotgun sequence encodes:
- the LOC121748695 gene encoding putative pre-16S rRNA nuclease isoform X2: protein MAIQFIALKPLNPLLPPQCKNSVSQRRGSQLSVSAAESVAWELRIPPNAVRRKRDPSWRGGFSLGVDLGLSRTGVAISKGFTVRPLTVLELRGQKLELRLLDLAEKQEVDEFIIGLPKSRDGKETEQSNKVRSVAGRFAVRAAERGWRVYLQDEHGTSSEALEHMIAQGVSKSVRDGKLDAYAAMVLERYFSEEGKGIEVVVPKQLELQNKLREGPPKDLDF, encoded by the exons ATGGCGATTCAATTCATCGCTCTAAAACCCCTAAACCCTCTTCTCCCTCCTCAATGCAAAAATTCAGTTTCTCAGCGCAGAGGATCACAATTATCGGTGTCCGCGGCAGAATCAGTGGCGTGGGAGCTCCGAATTCCCCCAAACGCCGTTCGCCGGAAGCGCGATCCATCGTGGCGCGGCGGCTTTAGCCTAGGGGTAGATTTAGGGTTGTCGCGGACGGGCGTTGCCATTAGCAAAGGCTTCACAGTTCGCCCCTTAACG GTACTTGAATTACGAGGGCAGAAGCTCGAGCTTAGGCTTCTTGATCTTGCTGAAAAGCAG GAAGTGGATGAATTCATCATTGGGCTTCCGAAGAGCCGCGATGGGAAGGAAACAGAGCAGTCGAATAAAGTCCGTAGCGTGGCCGGAAGGTTTGCAGTTCGAGCTGCAGAGAG GGGTTGGAGAGTCTACCTTCAGGATGAGCACGGCACCTCTTCTGAGGCGCTAGAGCATATGATAGCTCA AGGGGTGAGTAAATCTGTGCGCGATGGAAAACTTGATGCTTATGCGGCTATG GTGCTTGAGAGATATTTTTCAGAAGAGGGGAAGGGGATTGAGGTTGTAGTGCCAAAGCAGCTAGAGCTTCAGAATAAGCTCAGGGAAGGTCCCCCGAAGGATTTAGACTTTTAG
- the LOC121748695 gene encoding putative pre-16S rRNA nuclease isoform X1 → MAIQFIALKPLNPLLPPQCKNSVSQRRGSQLSVSAAESVAWELRIPPNAVRRKRDPSWRGGFSLGVDLGLSRTGVAISKGFTVRPLTVLELRGQKLELRLLDLAEKQEVDEFIIGLPKSRDGKETEQSNKVRSVAGRFAVRAAERGWRVYLQDEHGTSSEALEHMIAQGVSKSVRDGKLDAYAAMKVLERYFSEEGKGIEVVVPKQLELQNKLREGPPKDLDF, encoded by the exons ATGGCGATTCAATTCATCGCTCTAAAACCCCTAAACCCTCTTCTCCCTCCTCAATGCAAAAATTCAGTTTCTCAGCGCAGAGGATCACAATTATCGGTGTCCGCGGCAGAATCAGTGGCGTGGGAGCTCCGAATTCCCCCAAACGCCGTTCGCCGGAAGCGCGATCCATCGTGGCGCGGCGGCTTTAGCCTAGGGGTAGATTTAGGGTTGTCGCGGACGGGCGTTGCCATTAGCAAAGGCTTCACAGTTCGCCCCTTAACG GTACTTGAATTACGAGGGCAGAAGCTCGAGCTTAGGCTTCTTGATCTTGCTGAAAAGCAG GAAGTGGATGAATTCATCATTGGGCTTCCGAAGAGCCGCGATGGGAAGGAAACAGAGCAGTCGAATAAAGTCCGTAGCGTGGCCGGAAGGTTTGCAGTTCGAGCTGCAGAGAG GGGTTGGAGAGTCTACCTTCAGGATGAGCACGGCACCTCTTCTGAGGCGCTAGAGCATATGATAGCTCA AGGGGTGAGTAAATCTGTGCGCGATGGAAAACTTGATGCTTATGCGGCTATG AAGGTGCTTGAGAGATATTTTTCAGAAGAGGGGAAGGGGATTGAGGTTGTAGTGCCAAAGCAGCTAGAGCTTCAGAATAAGCTCAGGGAAGGTCCCCCGAAGGATTTAGACTTTTAG